ATGTTCCCGTATACGGCACAGGCGCTCAGCGGCGAGCATGAAGTGATCACCTTCAACTTCTCCCATGCCGGCATCGGCGAGGATCTGCAGAATTTCACCGAGCTGGACAAATTCGCCCGCAACACCTACCAGCGCGAGATCAAGGATATGGAGATTCTGCTCTCTTATCTGAGCCAGCACCACAGGTTCGGCAGCCTCCCGCTCTTCCTGCTAGGGCATAGCCGCGGCGGGGGCGACTCGCTCCTCTACGCACTGGATCATCCGGGAGAAATCACCGGGGTCATCTCCTGGAACGGGATCACTAACCTGGATCTGTTCACAGAGCAGCAGAAGAGGGAGATGCGGGAAAAGGGCCGGACCCATGTGCTCAACGGACGGACCGGACAGCAAATGCCGCTGGATGCCATCATTATAGAGGACCTGGAGCAGCAGGCGGAGCGTTACCAGATTCTGGAGCGGATGAAGCAGGCCCGCTTCCCCGTTGTCCTGATTCAAGGCAGTGAGGACGGCGGGCATCTGCGGCGCGGCTCCGAGCAGTTGATCCGGCTGCGGCCGGATATTGAATGGTTGCAGATTCCCGGCGGCAATCATACCTTTGGCACCATTCATCCTTTTGCCGGAACGACCCCCCAGTTAGAACAGGCGATATCCGCTACCAGAGAGTTCATCGACCGGGTGCTGGCAGAATAACAGCATAGTTTATAGTTAGTCCCACATACATGGCTGCCTTGAGAATGTGTTCGGTTTTCCGCATATATCCGGCCCATGCTCCTTCGCACCAGCCCACTGCCTTGGAGGAGCCCAGACCATTCAGATTCTTGCTTTCACAGGTGAAAACGGCTTTGCCGTCCTTGTAAAGAACGGTACCGTTTCAGCGAGAAATAGAAGGATAATGTATCGTGTGCAGCATATAAATTCTTATATTTGAACAAAAACCGCCGGAGCGTCTGCATCAAACGCAGCGCTCCGGCGGCCCCGGCATAACCTGCTTAGATCCCCGGAATACGATCGCGCTTATGCGCCGTTCTCCGGAAGAAGCGCTCCAGCTTCTCAGCCGCTTCAGGGCTGACGGTCTTCCCTTCCAGATAATCGCTGTTCTCCTCATAGGTGATTCCAAGCTCTGTCTCATCCGTCTGGCCCGGCCAGAGTCCGGCCGTCGGCGCTTTGGTTACGATATCCGCCGGCACGCCAAGCGCCGCAGCCAGCTGCCGCACCTGCCGTTTGTTCAGGGATGACAGCGGTGTTATATCGACGGCGCCATCGCCCCACTTCGTATAGAATCCTGTAATGGCTTCAGAAGCATGATCGGTACCCACCACCAGCAGATTGTTCTCAAAAGCAAGCGCATACTGCATCACCATCCGCGTTCTCGCTTTTACATTCCCTTTGCCCTGATGGGTGATATGCTTGTGCTGTCCCAGGGCCTTCAGGCTATGCTCGACCTCCAGGGCGATCTCGTTCACCGCTTCTTCAATATTGGTCTCCACCGTATGGGTCAGCTCAAAAGCCCGGGCCACCGCATAGCTGTGCTCAATATCCTCCTGCTCCCCGTAAGGCTGGAACACCCCGAGTGTCATATACTCCTTGCCTTCCTCCGCCGTCAGCTCGTCCGTAGCCAGCTTGCACAGACCCGCAGCCACCGCACTGTCCACCCCACCGCTAATTGCAATCAGCAGACCTCTGGCCCCTGCCTGAAGCGCATACGCTTTCAGGAAATCCACACGCTTACGTATCTCCGCATCCGTATCAATTACCGGCTTCACTCCAAGCGTAGCAATAATCTCTTCCTGCAGACTCACAGGACCACCCCGTTTCTTAGAATTGTATTCCCTGCCCTTAATATTAGAAAAAAAATCCCGCATGAGCCAAGCCTCCGGCTGACGGCTGGCTGATGCGGGATCATTACTTATTGATGCTGCTGCCCTCAGGCTGCAGGACATTCTTTACTTGCACACGCGGTCAAAAACTTCCTTCAGCTCCGCAGCAATCTCGGCGGCCGAACGGTCTTCCACACCGTGACGTTCGATGAAGTGAACCAGTTCGCCGTCTTTCATCAGGGCGATGGACGGGGACGATGGCGGATACGGAGCGAAATATTCACGCGCCTTGGCGGTAGCTTCCTTCTCCTGACCGGCAAATACGGTGAACAGGTGATCCGGCAGAATCTCGTTCTGCAGCGCCTGCGCTACCCCTGGACGGCACTGTCCGGCGGCACAGCCGCATACGGAGTTAACAACAACCAGCGAAGTTCCCTTGGCTGCCGGAAGGGCTGCTTCCACATCCTCCGGGGTCAATAGCTCCTGAAATCCGATGCTTGTCAGATCGTCGCGCATAGGTTGAATAGAATCTCTCATATATTGATTAAAAGACATGGACATTTCTCTGCACTCTCCTTCATCACTTGAATTGAGATACGGCCCTGAACCCGGATAACGTTACCGCGTTCCAGCACTACTTGCTAACTTTATTATACATACATACTCTGCGAAAGCAAGAGAAGCGGCCTTGCTCCAGCCTGCCGCTGAACAGCCCCGAAACGGTGCCCGTCACCCCGGAATCGCTACATATATACAGGGCTCTGGACCGCTCCCTCTCTGGACTCCACCGGGAAAGTAACGATGACCGAGGTCCCGCACCCTACCTCCGATTCTACCCGGATCGTCCCGTTATGCCGCTCTGCAATGCTAAGGCAGAGCGACAGCCCAAGACCTGTCCCCTGGCTCTTGGTGGTGAAGAACGGGGTGAACAATTGTTCTAGCTGGCTCGCGGGCATGCCGCCTCCTGTATCCGTTATAATCAGCAGCACGGTATCCTCATGCTCACAGGCAGCCAGCGTCAGTACGCCCTTGGCCTCCATCGCCTCCATGGCGTTGCGGGCCAGATTCAGAATCAGTTGCTTAATCTCCCGGACATTGAGCTGCAGCAGCGGCATCGTCGGACTGATCTTCAGTTCAACACTTTGGCCGCGGAGATTGGCATCTGCCCAGATCAGCGGCGCAAGCTCCTCCAGAATAGGCTGGAGCCCGGCCGGCTCCTTGTACGATACACGGGTCTGTGCCAGCGACAGAAAGTCATTGATGATGCTGTTGGCCCGGTCCAGCTCCTCCATGACAATATGATAATAGGAGTGGAGATCCTCCGGGCTCTTTTCCCGCATCAGCTGCAGAAAGCCGCGTACTACCGCCATCGGGTTACGGATCTCATGCGTAATTCCCGCAGCCATCTGCCCCACCAGCGACAGACGCTCGACATTATCAAGCTCACTGCGGATTTTCTCCTCTTCCGTCAAATCCTGAATAATCATGACGATTCCGCCCGGCTGCCCCGATTCATGCTGGAGCGGCGCAGTAAAAATATGATAGGTCATCGAATCAACCCTGATCTTGGTATTGGAACGCTGCCTGCTGCGCAGAACCTCATGTAACCGGGTGAGGGCGGCCTCATCCATGCTTTTGCCGAAGAGCTCACTGGCCGGACTGGACAAAATAATCTCTCTGGTCAACAGGGGGCAATGACGCTGCATCAGGCTCAGCATGTATTCATTCAGCTCTGTCACATACCCGTTGTCATCGAATTCCATAATATTCAGCGGAACTACATTCGTGATCTGCTGCAGCTTCTCCGACTCCCACTGGAATTTCTCCGAGATCCCCTGCATTTGTATCCTGACTTGCAGCTTGTCCCACGACTTATCGATATAGATGATAAACAAGGCGCCCAGAATTAAAGCCGTCAAGGCATATAGCCCGGCCAAGGCGGCTTCAGCAGGATGGATATCCAGGACACTTCGGCCCTGCATATTCGGTACAATGACAATGAACAGCATGCTCGGAAAAAGCGCGCCCCACAGAATGCCGATTTTGCCGGGAATCGCGGATTTCTTGAACAGTCCGGACATACCGAAGAGCAGCGGATACATCAGCACCCCTGTATTCAAGAAAAGATGCTCTATCCCTGACGGCATCGAGAATAATGCAGTACAGAAGAAGAAATACAGTGCCAGGTACACGCTGGAGGGCAGGTTAGCATATAAGATCCCAAGATAGGCCGGGAGAATCGCCAGATTCAAATAGACCACTCCAAACATCGTAGCCGATAGCGCCATGCACAGCGTAATGCCCAGCGCGCAGCAGATTATCAGAAAGGTATGGTCATCGGGGAACCTGATGTTCCGGCGCAGGGGATCGCCCCGGTCCAGCCTCCACTGAAAAAGAAACAGGAACATGCAGGCAGCCGATATTTGCAATAAAATATCCTTTACCGCATAAATAATTGCAATCACTCCTCAAATTGGTTAAAATTCCTTTTCCACTTAGATTAAAGCATACCCGCGCATTCCTGACAACGATAATCAGGTTTCGGTCGCTTGGACCTGGCTACACTCCGCCTGGAATGGTATGATGCCGTTAATAGAGTACCGCAATAAGCAAAAGGAGCAAATGAATGAATAGCTATGATGTAATCGTCATTGGAGGCGGCCCGTCCGGGCTGATGGCCAGCGTAGCCGCAGCCGGACACGGGGCGTCCGTACTTCTGATCGACAAAGGGGCGAAGCTGGGCCGCAAGCTGGGGATTTCGGGAGGCGGGCGCTGCAATGTTACCAATATAAAGGAGACCTCGGAGCTGATCGCCCATATTCCGGGCAACGGCCGCTTTTTATACAGCTCGTTTGACCATTTCAACAACCGGGATATTATAGATTTCTTCGAGGGGCTGGGCATCGCCTTGAAAGAGGAGGATAACGGGCGGATGTTCCCCGTATCGGACAAGGCTGCAAGCGTAGTATCCGCTCTGATCGGCAAAGTACGGAGCCTTGGCGTGCAGATCATGACGGACAGTCCGGTCCGGGAGGTTCTCTACGGGGAAGGAGCCGTCCGGGGCATCCGCCTGGAGTCAGGCAAAGCCTTCAGTGCGAAGGCTGTCATCATCGCCACCGGAGGCAAGTCAGTGCCGCAGACGGGCTCTACCGGCGACGGATACCCTTGGGCTGCCGCTGCCGGACATACGATCACGGAGCTGTTCCCGACTGAAGTCCCTATTCTCTCCCGGGAGCCGTGGATCAAATCCGGGGAGCTGCAGGGCTTGTCCCTCCGCGATGTCACGCTTACCGTCTGGAATCTGAGGGGCAAGAGGGTGATCTCCCACCGGGGAGATATGATCTTCACCCACTTCGGCTTGTCCGGCCCGATTGCGCTGCGCTGCAGCCAGTTCCTGCGCCAGGTTCAGCAGAAGTCGGGAACCGATACCGTGGAGATGTCCATCGACCTGTTCCCGGACCTGTCCCTCCAGGAGGCGGAATCTATGCTCCAGAATAAGCTCGATCTGGAGCCTAAGAAGGCTATCCGCAACTCGCTGAAGGGACTCCTGCCCGAGCGCCTGATCCCGCTGCTGCTGGCGAAGGGTGGGCTTGACGGGGAGATTACAGGCCATCATCTGCCCAAAACTGGCCTGGGGGCGCTGGCTTCCCTGGTGAAGCGGATGCCCGTTCAGGTTCATGGGACTCGTTCCCTGGCGGAAGCCTTTGTGACCGGCGGGGGAGTTGCGCTCAAGGAAATCGACCCCAAGACTATGCAGTCCAAGCTGACCGCAGGCCTCTATTTCTGCGGTGAGATTCTTGATATTCACGGGTATACCGGCGGCTATAATATTACCGCTGCCTTCTCCACCGGCTATACGGCCGGCAAGCATGCGGCGGAGCAATAAGGCTGATAAGCAGCGCAGATAGTCAGCTTCTGTCTGGCCTGTGATCCGAGAGCATCCCGGATGCTGCCAGTGACAGCCGGAACAGCCGGAACAGCAAAAAGCCTTCCCCGGCTTACGGAGGAAGGCTCTTTGCTGTTATCTTGCAAACTTTATGACACTGAATATACGGCCGATCCAGATTCCGCCGGCAGCCCCGACAGGGATAAAGATCAGCAGGCCCCACCAGCCGTAGGCCGGAATGCAGACCATAGCGGAGCACAGGACGGCGAAGGGCGTCAGCAGAATGGGCATCGCCTTGGAACCGGCGTCCGCTTTCTGCGCCTTGGTGAACGGCAGAATGCCGATATAATCATCCCCGGAGAACAGATTCCAGAAGGAGGTCAGCCAGTAGGCCATCAGGCATGTCAAGGTGGCGTACAGCAGCCATTTCAGTACTACAGGCACAATAAGAATGGCTACCAGCGACACCCCGGTGAATTGCAAATACAGCTTGAGATGGGCCGGATTGCGCAGCATCGCCTTTATCCCTGCGGCGGCAAAGCGGCTCTCGGGCAACTTCGAAGCCAGCAGCGGCTGTGACTTGCGGAAGATCCAGGGCTTGTAGCGTGTCGGGCGCGGCTTATCCAGCACACGGCGCAGCAGAATCGCTGCAATGCTCATCCGCTGCTTGTAGTCTTCGCGCACATCATTCATGAACGTGCCGCGCAGGCGCAGGCGGGCTCTGAAGGCCAGGACGGTCACTGCCGCGTAGGCGGCAGCCGCAAGGAACAGAAGGGCCGGGCTGTCCTTCCAGAAGAGCGCGAGACGCAGGTAGATCCCACAGGGTACGGCCACCGCAAGGATCAGCCACAGCCGGCGGCGGAAGCCCTGCCGCTGCACCTTGACGATATGGCCCAGCAGCTTAACGGCCCAGCTGCAGGCCATCGTTAGCGCCAGCAGGCCATAGGCGCTTGCCGCGCTCAGCTCATAGCCGCGGATCAGAAACGGCAGCAGAATGACGTACACCGCCGCCATCTTCAGCGCAGTTACCGCTAGGCTATAGACCATGCCGCCCTTGAGGATCGTGCTGATCCAGTTCTGCCGCTGCCGCAGGAACAGCAGATCCCCTTCCTGGAGCAGCAGCACGATGCCTCCCGTAGCCAGCAGAATAGCCAGCAGCGAAGGCACGACCACAAAGGGTACATGGCTGAACCAGCCCGGAAGATTGCCGTTCCAGTAGCCATAATAGAAGCGGCCGCCGAGTAAGCCCCCCGGGATGAGGATATACAGCAGTACTGTCCAGTCTACAGCCGTACGGATAATAGCAGTCTGCTCCCGGAAATGGGAGAACAGTCTTCGTCTTAAAAGATTTCTTGCAGCCGGGAACGCAAATGAATTCCGGCTCATGTTAATTCGTCGAAGCAATCAAACAGCGATCCCTCCGGCAGCCCCGCTTCCCCGCGTATCGCCGCAAGTGTCCCCTCGGCGGCAATTTTGCCTCCGGAGATCAGAATGAAGCTGTCGCAGATTTTCTCCGCTGTATCCAGAACATGTGTGGACATCAGCACCCCGGCACCGCGTTCCCGTTCCGCCTCCAGCAGGCGCAGGAAATCCTTGGTCGCCCTGGGATCAAGCCCGATGAACGGCTCATCCACTATATAGACATCCGGCTGTACCAGGAAGCCAAGCATGAGCATCATCTTCTGCTTCATCCCCTTGGAGAAGCCCGCCGGCAGATCATCCCGCACATGGGTCATGCTGAACTGTACCAGCAGCTGTTCGGCCGTGGACTCGAAGGCTTCATAGCTTAAGCCATAGGCAGCGGCAGCCAGATCAAGATGCTCCCACAGCGTAAGGTCCTCGTAGAATACCGGCTGCTCCGGTACGTAGGCGTAGGACTGATTCTCGCCGCCAAGCTTCACCCGGGCCTTGGCATGCTTCAGCAGACCAAGCAGCGTCTTGATTGTAGTGCTTTTGCCGGCCCCGTTCGGTCCGATCAGTCCCAGCAGCTCGCCCTTCCGCACCTGGAAGGAGATTCCTGAGATACGGATGTCGCCTGCCTCATAGCCCGCTTCCTCAATCACCACATCAAGCACGGT
The window above is part of the Paenibacillus sp. FSL H8-0048 genome. Proteins encoded here:
- a CDS encoding alpha/beta hydrolase family protein; its protein translation is MSRNFELPAGEDAVLRCSHFPAQGEARSVIVIAHGYKGFKDWGMFPYTAQALSGEHEVITFNFSHAGIGEDLQNFTELDKFARNTYQREIKDMEILLSYLSQHHRFGSLPLFLLGHSRGGGDSLLYALDHPGEITGVISWNGITNLDLFTEQQKREMREKGRTHVLNGRTGQQMPLDAIIIEDLEQQAERYQILERMKQARFPVVLIQGSEDGGHLRRGSEQLIRLRPDIEWLQIPGGNHTFGTIHPFAGTTPQLEQAISATREFIDRVLAE
- the nadE gene encoding ammonia-dependent NAD(+) synthetase, whose protein sequence is MSLQEEIIATLGVKPVIDTDAEIRKRVDFLKAYALQAGARGLLIAISGGVDSAVAAGLCKLATDELTAEEGKEYMTLGVFQPYGEQEDIEHSYAVARAFELTHTVETNIEEAVNEIALEVEHSLKALGQHKHITHQGKGNVKARTRMVMQYALAFENNLLVVGTDHASEAITGFYTKWGDGAVDITPLSSLNKRQVRQLAAALGVPADIVTKAPTAGLWPGQTDETELGITYEENSDYLEGKTVSPEAAEKLERFFRRTAHKRDRIPGI
- a CDS encoding BrxA/BrxB family bacilliredoxin, producing MSMSFNQYMRDSIQPMRDDLTSIGFQELLTPEDVEAALPAAKGTSLVVVNSVCGCAAGQCRPGVAQALQNEILPDHLFTVFAGQEKEATAKAREYFAPYPPSSPSIALMKDGELVHFIERHGVEDRSAAEIAAELKEVFDRVCK
- a CDS encoding ATP-binding protein, coding for MIAIIYAVKDILLQISAACMFLFLFQWRLDRGDPLRRNIRFPDDHTFLIICCALGITLCMALSATMFGVVYLNLAILPAYLGILYANLPSSVYLALYFFFCTALFSMPSGIEHLFLNTGVLMYPLLFGMSGLFKKSAIPGKIGILWGALFPSMLFIVIVPNMQGRSVLDIHPAEAALAGLYALTALILGALFIIYIDKSWDKLQVRIQMQGISEKFQWESEKLQQITNVVPLNIMEFDDNGYVTELNEYMLSLMQRHCPLLTREIILSSPASELFGKSMDEAALTRLHEVLRSRQRSNTKIRVDSMTYHIFTAPLQHESGQPGGIVMIIQDLTEEEKIRSELDNVERLSLVGQMAAGITHEIRNPMAVVRGFLQLMREKSPEDLHSYYHIVMEELDRANSIINDFLSLAQTRVSYKEPAGLQPILEELAPLIWADANLRGQSVELKISPTMPLLQLNVREIKQLILNLARNAMEAMEAKGVLTLAACEHEDTVLLIITDTGGGMPASQLEQLFTPFFTTKSQGTGLGLSLCLSIAERHNGTIRVESEVGCGTSVIVTFPVESREGAVQSPVYM
- a CDS encoding BaiN/RdsA family NAD(P)/FAD-dependent oxidoreductase — protein: MNSYDVIVIGGGPSGLMASVAAAGHGASVLLIDKGAKLGRKLGISGGGRCNVTNIKETSELIAHIPGNGRFLYSSFDHFNNRDIIDFFEGLGIALKEEDNGRMFPVSDKAASVVSALIGKVRSLGVQIMTDSPVREVLYGEGAVRGIRLESGKAFSAKAVIIATGGKSVPQTGSTGDGYPWAAAAGHTITELFPTEVPILSREPWIKSGELQGLSLRDVTLTVWNLRGKRVISHRGDMIFTHFGLSGPIALRCSQFLRQVQQKSGTDTVEMSIDLFPDLSLQEAESMLQNKLDLEPKKAIRNSLKGLLPERLIPLLLAKGGLDGEITGHHLPKTGLGALASLVKRMPVQVHGTRSLAEAFVTGGGVALKEIDPKTMQSKLTAGLYFCGEILDIHGYTGGYNITAAFSTGYTAGKHAAEQ
- a CDS encoding ABC transporter permease, with the protein product MSRNSFAFPAARNLLRRRLFSHFREQTAIIRTAVDWTVLLYILIPGGLLGGRFYYGYWNGNLPGWFSHVPFVVVPSLLAILLATGGIVLLLQEGDLLFLRQRQNWISTILKGGMVYSLAVTALKMAAVYVILLPFLIRGYELSAASAYGLLALTMACSWAVKLLGHIVKVQRQGFRRRLWLILAVAVPCGIYLRLALFWKDSPALLFLAAAAYAAVTVLAFRARLRLRGTFMNDVREDYKQRMSIAAILLRRVLDKPRPTRYKPWIFRKSQPLLASKLPESRFAAAGIKAMLRNPAHLKLYLQFTGVSLVAILIVPVVLKWLLYATLTCLMAYWLTSFWNLFSGDDYIGILPFTKAQKADAGSKAMPILLTPFAVLCSAMVCIPAYGWWGLLIFIPVGAAGGIWIGRIFSVIKFAR
- a CDS encoding ABC transporter ATP-binding protein, with the protein product MIALYLMMIQGMEIEMEETEGSEEQKAPKQPEDRLNNYYDDDDDYDEEDTVLDVVIEEAGYEAGDIRISGISFQVRKGELLGLIGPNGAGKSTTIKTLLGLLKHAKARVKLGGENQSYAYVPEQPVFYEDLTLWEHLDLAAAAYGLSYEAFESTAEQLLVQFSMTHVRDDLPAGFSKGMKQKMMLMLGFLVQPDVYIVDEPFIGLDPRATKDFLRLLEAERERGAGVLMSTHVLDTAEKICDSFILISGGKIAAEGTLAAIRGEAGLPEGSLFDCFDELT